The genomic window CAGCTGCTCGGTGGTGCCGGCTACACACGTGACTTCCCGCTGGAGCGGATGATGCGCGACGCCAAGATCACCCAGATCTACGAGGGCACCAATCAGGTCCAGCGGGTCGTGATGGCACGTCAGCTTCTCAAGGGCCTGCCGACCTCGCGCTGAACTCTGGCATGCACGGACGGCGGATGGCGCCGGCACTTGGCGCACCGCCCGGACTCCTTGGCCCGGGCGCTCGCCGTGTCGTGACGGTCCGGGCGGCGGCCTGAGTCGTGCGCGACCCCATCCATCGTCCGTGTCGGTCACCGCTCCATCCGCTGGTCCCGCGGACGCCACGAAGGCCCCCGCTCGGTGAGCGGGGGCCTTCGTCGTGAATCAGCCGTCGTAGGTGTAGAACCCACGCCCGACCTTGCGGCCGAGCAGGCCCGCGTCGACCATGCGGGCGAGCAGCGGCGGGGGAGCGTAGAGCGGCTCCTTGAACTCCTCGTAGAGCGACTGGGCGACCGCCATCGTCGTGTCCAGGCCGATCAGATCCGCCAGGGCCAGAGGGCCCTGCGGGTGGGCAGCACCGAGCACGAAGCCCTGGTCGATGTCCTCGGCGGTGGCGAAGCCGGACTCGTACATCCGGATCGCGCTGAGGATGAACGGGATGAGCAGGCTGTTGACGACGAAACCGGCCCGGTCCTGACAGGTGATCGCGTGCTTGCCCAGCTTGCCGTCGACGTAGGCGCGGGCACGCTCCGTCGTCTCCTCGGCCGTCATCAGGGAGGGGACGAGCTCGACGAGCTTGAGCACGGGTACCGGGTTGAAGAAGTGCACGCCGAGGACGTTGCCCGGGCGCTTGGTCACGGTCGCGAGCTTCATGATCGGGATCGAGCTGGTGTTGGAGGCCAGGATCGCCTCGGGCGACTCGACGATCTCGTCGAGCTGCTTGAAGAGGTCGACCTTCGCGGACTCGTCCTCGACGATGGCCTCGACGACCATGTCCCGGTCGGCGAGCTGACTCAGCTCGGTGACGACCCGGATGCGCGCGAGGACGGCGTCCGCGCTGTCGAGCCGCCCACGCTCCTCGGCCCGCCGCAGCGACTTCTCCAGTCGACCACGGCCGGCGTCGGCGCGTTCCTGACTCGACTCCACGACGACGACGTCCGAGCCGGCGCGAGCGCACACCTCGGCGATACCCGCGCCCATGAGGCCGCATCCCACGACCCCGATTGCGTCCATGCTGTTGTCCATGGCAGTCACACTAACGTCCGTGTGACCACGCTCACGCGGCCGGGGGCAGGCATCAACCGTCGTCGGGCGTGATCGACAGCGGCTCGTCTGCCCGCAGGTCGGCGAAGAGCTGCTCTGCCCGGGCCTCGTCCCACTGCACGGCCGTCCCGGCCGGAGTCGGCAGGCTGGTGTTGCTGGTGGGGACGGCCAAGGAGTTGCCGTCACCCGAGGAGATCCCGCGGAACGCCCACAGCGCCAGCGCCGTGCTGATCATCGAGTCGTCCTCGCCCACGGTCAGTGCGCCGGCGCTCGAGGTGCCCAGGGCGTGCACGCGCCACGGGAGCAGCAGGTTGGCCGGGGAAATGACCTTGTCCGTCAGGGCGCCGAGGAACTCTCGCTGGCGCTGGGCCCGACCAAGGTCGCCCTTGGGATCGGAGTAGCGGGCTCGCACGTAGCCCAGGGCGGTCTTGCCGTCGAGGACCTGGCACCCGGGCTGGAGGTTGATGTGTGCCTTCTCGTCGTCCATGGCGTTCTTG from Janibacter cremeus includes these protein-coding regions:
- a CDS encoding 3-hydroxybutyryl-CoA dehydrogenase, yielding MDNSMDAIGVVGCGLMGAGIAEVCARAGSDVVVVESSQERADAGRGRLEKSLRRAEERGRLDSADAVLARIRVVTELSQLADRDMVVEAIVEDESAKVDLFKQLDEIVESPEAILASNTSSIPIMKLATVTKRPGNVLGVHFFNPVPVLKLVELVPSLMTAEETTERARAYVDGKLGKHAITCQDRAGFVVNSLLIPFILSAIRMYESGFATAEDIDQGFVLGAAHPQGPLALADLIGLDTTMAVAQSLYEEFKEPLYAPPPLLARMVDAGLLGRKVGRGFYTYDG